In Castor canadensis chromosome 11, mCasCan1.hap1v2, whole genome shotgun sequence, a single genomic region encodes these proteins:
- the Evpl gene encoding envoplakin isoform X2, translating into MFKGLSKGSQGKGSPKGSPTKGSPKGSPSKHSRAATQELAVLISRMQANADQVERDILETQKRLQQDKVNSEHSQPLQFQQETGRNLKEAEVLLKDLFLDVDKARRLKHPQAEEIEKDIKQLHERVTQECAEYRALYEKMVLPPDVGPRVDWARVLEQKQKEVREGQYGPGMAELEQQVAEHNILQREIETYGQQLRTLVGPDAATIRCQYRDLLKAASWRGQSLGSLYTHLQGCTRQLSALVEQQRRILQQDWSDLMADPVGVRREYEHFKEHELLGQEQSVNQLEDDGERMVQLGHPAARQIQVHQEALKMEWQNFLNLCICQESQLQHVEDYRRFQEEADSVSQTLEKLSANLDSKYSPIPGGSPTELLQQLEAEEKQLTMAEKTIGDLKWQSREVAPLPLRRNPPQQPLHVDSICDWDSGEVQLFRGEQYTLVDNTDPYTWVVQGPGGETKSAPATCFHIPAPDPEAVAKVSRLALELQDLKQKLATVQSRLKATTKEPLQPGPQADPQAQKLLTQMTRLDDDLEQIEKQVLTWTRTPLNRSTPLEDLEGRIHSLEGTVQRLQTLGAEKEAAQQDCEAFLSERPVGPAALQLPMALNNVKNKYSDTQILCNLYGEKAKAALGLEQQIRDADKVIRGFESTLAQEAPIPDGPGALQERVSQLQHQRRELLEQQACVLGLHRRLKATENACSALQNNFQEYCQDLPRQQRQVRALTDRYHTVGDQLDLREKMVQDASLTYQQFKNCRDNLSSWLEQLPQNQVRPSDGPSQIAYKLQAQKRLTQEIQGRERDRARASCLSQDLQAVLQDYELQADTYRCSLEPTQAVSAPKRPRVVPLQESIQAQEKNLARTYTEVTAAHQQQLHQLEFARRMLEKKELSEDIQVTHDAKQGAKSPAQVRRESEVLKSQLEEERKRVAQVQCELEEQRRQLLQLRTQRPVERLEEKEVVEFYRDPQLESSVAKVKSQVEEEGKRQAGLQVDLEAVTQKVVQLESKRKTMQPHLLTKEVTRIERDPGLDSQATQLHSEIQKLHGENSAILVRLEMLKKDLLALEQKEVNVKEKVVVKEVVKVEKDLEMVKATQALRLQIKEDAVRRKGTEEAVARLQAHIKDLEQVISSVEPKVIVKEVTRVEQDPGLLKESSRLRSLLEEERNKNSTLARELRDLQSKYSVVEKQKPKVQFQERVSEIFQVDPATEQEITRLRRALQETASKRKNVEEEVERLLPDLAVLRVQKPAVEYKEVIQEVVRHEKNPEVLREIDRLKAQLNELVNVDGRCQEQLIRLQGERDEWKRERSKVETKMVNKEVVRHEKDPVLEKEAKRLRQEVREAAQKRRAAEEVVYELQNKYLLLERRRPEEKVVVQEVVVTQKDPKLREDHSRLSRSLDEEVGRRRQLEREVQQLRASVEEKEGLLSFQEDRSKKLATEKELRQLTLRIQELEKRPPAVQGKIIMEEVVKLEKDPDLERSTEALRRDLDQEKTKVMELHRESKNLQVQIDVLQKTKSQEKTIYKEVIRVEKDQVLEGERARVWEMVSRERAARQGREEKVRHLREQIDRAEALRRTWSREEAELQKSRDQASLERGRLQQELRELERQKQQKALQLEEEAKVLSQKTESEWQKAAQKGQVLSKLEAAILQEKDQIYEKERTLRDLHTKVSREELSQETQTRETNLSTKICILEPETGNDMSPYEAYKRGIIDRAQYLQLQELECDWEEVTTSGPCGEESVLLDRKSGKQYSIEAALRCHRISKEEYHLYKEGRLPISEFALLVAGETKPCSSLSIGSIISKSPLCSPVPQSTGFFSPGLSLGLTDDSFPIAGVYDTTTDNKCSIKTAVAKNMLDPITGQKLLEAQAATGGIVDLLNRERYSVHKALERGLIENTSMQRLLNAQKAFTGIEDPVTKKRLSVGEAIQKGWMPLESVFSHLLVQHLTGGLIDPKRTGRIPIPQAVQCGMISEDLGQLLQDESGYEKDLTDPISKERLSYKEAMGRCRKDPLSGLLLLPAALEGYRCYRAASPAFPRSCVR; encoded by the exons ATGTTCAAGGGGCTGAGCAAAGGCTCCCAGGGGAAGGGGTCCCCCAAGGGCTCCCCAACCAAGGGATCCCCCAAGGGCTCCCCCAGCAAGCACAGCCG GGCTGCCACCCAGGAACTGGCTGTGCTCATCTCCCGCATGCAAGCCAATGCTGACCAGGTGGAGAGAGACATCCTGGAGACCCAGAAGAGGCTGCAGCAG GACAAGGTGAACAGTGAGCACAGTCAGCCCCTGCAGTTCCAGCAGGAGACAGGCCGCAACCTGAAGGAGGCGGAGGTGCTGCTCAAAGACCTCTTCCTGGATGTGGACAAGGCCCGGAGGCTCAAGCACCCGCAGGCAGAGGAAATTGAGAAGGA CATCAAGCAGTTGCATGAGCGAGTGACCCAGGAGTGTGCTGAGTACCGTGCCCTGTATGAGAAGATGGTTCTGCCGCCCGATGTGGGGCCCAGGGTTGACTGGGCACGTGTGCTGGAACAGAAACAG AAGGAGGTCCGTGAGGGCCAGTACGGGCCAGGCATGGCAGAGCTGGAGCAGCAGGTTGCAGAGCACAACATTCTGCAGAGGGAGATCGAGACCTACGGGCAGCAGCTGCGGACTCTCGTGGGACCG GATGCAGCTACCATCCGGTGCCAATACCGAGACCTACTG AAAGCGGCCTCGTGGCGCGGGCAGAGCCTGGGCAGCTTGTACACGCACCTGCAGGGCTGCACGCGGCAGCTGAGCGCCCTGGTCGAGCAGCAACGTCGCATCCTGCAGCAGGACTGGAGCGACCTCATGGCCGACCCCGTGGGCGTGCGGCGGGAGTACGAG CACTTCAAGGAGCACGAGCTGCTGGGCCAGGAGCAGAGCGTGAACCAGCTGGAGGACGACGGCGAGCGCATGGTGCAGCTCGGGCACCCGGCCGCCCGGCAGATCCAG GTGCACCAGGAGGCGCTGAAGATGGAGTGGCAGAACTTCCTGAACCTGTGCATCTGCCAGGAGAGCCAGCTGCAGCACGTAGAGGACTATCGCCGG ttccaggaagagGCCGACTCAGTCAGCCAGACTCTGGAGAAGCTAAGTGCCAACTTGGACTCCAAATACAGCCCTATTCCTGGGGGATCCCCTACAGAGCTGCTGCAACAGCTGGAG GCAGAGGAGAAGCAGCTGACCATGGCTGAGAAGACCATTGGAgacctcaagtggcagagccggGAGGTGGCACCTCTGCCGCTGCGCAGGAACCCACCCCAGCAGCCCCTGCATGTGGACAGCATCTGTGACTGGGACTCAGGAGAA GTGCAGCTATTTCGGGGAGAGCAGTATACACTGGTAGACAACACTGACCCGTATACCTGGGTGGTGCAGGGCCCTGGAGGGGAAACCAAGAGTGCTCCAGCTACCTGCTTCCACATCCCAGCACCAGACCCTGAAGCTGTGGCCAAGGTCTCCAG gctggccttggagcTGCAGGACCTGAAGCAGAAACTGGCCACAGTCCAAAGCCGCCTGAAGGCCACTACCAAAGAGCCTTTACAGCCTGGACCACAGG CAGACCCACAGGCCCAGAAGCTCCTGACACAGATGACCCGGCTGGATGATGACTTGGAACAGATAGAGAAGCAGGTGCTGACCTGGACCCGGACCCCACTGAACCGCTCCACCCCACTGGAGGATCTGGAAGGCCGCATCCACAGCCTCGAG GGCACAGTACAGCGCCTGCAGACCCTGGGAGCTGAGAAGGAGGCAGCTCAGCAGGACTGTGAGGCATTTCTGTCTGAGCGGCCTGTGGGCCCAGCAGCCCTGCAGTTGCCCATGGCGCTCAACAATGTCAAGAATAAGTACAGCGACACGCAGATTCTGTGTAACCTCTATGGGGAGAA AGCCAAGGCTGCCCTGGGTCTAGAGCAGCAGATCCGAGATGCAGACAAGGTCATCCGAGGCTTTGAGTCCACCCTGGCACAGGAGGCTCCCATCCCCGATGGCCCAGGGGCACTGCAGGAGAGGGTCAGCCAGCTGCAG CACCAGCGGCGGGAGCTTCTGGAGCAGCAGGCCTGTGTGTTGGGGCTGCACCGCCGGCTGAAGGCCACCGAGAATGCATGCAGTGCGCTGCAGAACAACTTCCAAGAGTACTGCCAAGATCTGCCTCGCCAGCAGCGCCAGGTGCGGGCCCTTACCGACCGCTACCACACTGTGGGGGACCAGCTGGATCTGCG GGAGAAGATGGTGCAGGATGCCAGCCTCACCTACCAGCAGTTCAAGAACTGCAGAGACAACCTGAGCTCCTGGCTGGAGCAACTGCCCCAAAACCAGGTGCGGCCCAGCGATGGGCCCAGCCAGATCGCCTACAAGCTGCAAGCGCAGAAG AGGCTGACACAGGAGATCCAAGGCCGAGAGCGGGACAGGGCCAGAGCATCCTGTCTCTCCCAGGACCTGCAGGCAGTTCTCCAG GACTATGAGCTTCAGGCTGATACCTATCGTTGCTCCCTGGAGCCCACCCAGGCAGTGTCAGCTCCCAAGAGACCCCGAGTGGTCCCCCTGCAGGAGAGTATCCAGGCCCAG GAGAAGAACCTTGCCAGGACCTACACTGAGGTCACAGCTGCCCACCAGCAGCAGCTGCACCAGCTGGAATTTGCTAGAAGGATGCTAGAGAAG AAGGAGCTCAGTGAGGACATCCAGGTGACCCATGATGCAAAGCAGGGAGCCAAGAGCCCAGCCCAAGTAAGGAGGGAGTCAGAGGTTCTGAAGTCCcagctggaggaggagaggaagcgGGTGGCCCAGGTGCAGTGTGAGCTGGAAGAACAGAGGCGCCAGCTACTGCAACTGAGGACCCAGCGGCCTGTGGAGAGGCTGGAGGAGAAGGAAGTTGTGGAGTTCTACCGAGACCCCCAGCTGGAGAGCAGTGTGGCCAAGGTGAAGTCCCAGGTGGAGGAAGAGGGCAAGAGACAGGCTGGTCTGCAGGTAGATCTGGAGGCGGTGACCCAGAAGGTTGTCCAGTTGGAGAGCAAGAGAAAGACCATGCAGCCTCACCTGCTGACCAAGGAGGTCACCCGGATTGAGAGGGACCCTGGCCTCGACAGCCAGGCGACCCAGCTGCACAGTGAGATCCAGAAGCTGCATGGGGAGAATTCTGCCATCTTGGTCAGGCTGGAGATGCTGAAGAAGGACCTCCTGGCTCTGGAGCAGAAGGAGGTGAACGTGAAGGAGAAGGTCGTGGTGAAAGAAGTGGTAAAGGTAGAGAAGGATCTGGAAATGGTTAAGGCAACCCAGGCTCTGAGGCTGCAGATTAAGGAAGATGCTGTGCGGAGGAAGGGGACGGAGGAGGCCGTGGCCAGGCTGCAGGCTCACATCAAAGACCTGGAGCAGGTCATCAGCTCAGTGGAGCCCAAGGTCATTGTGAAGGAGGTAACGAGGGTGGAGCAGGATCCTGGCCTTCTAAAAGAGTCTTCCAGACTGAGAAGCCtgctggaggaggagaggaacaAGAATTCAACACTGGCCAGGGAACTGAGGGACCTGCAGAGCAAGTACAGTGTGGTGGAGAAGCAGAAACCCAAGGTGCAGTTCCAGGAGAGAGTCAGTGAGATCTTCCAGGTGGACCCGGCGACAGAACAGGAGATCACACGGCTCAGGAGAGCGCTGCAGGAGACAGCCAGCAAGAGGAAAAacgtggaggaggaggtggaaagGCTGCTGCCGGACCTGGCAGTCCTGCGGGTCCAGAAGCCCGCAGTGGAGTACAAGGAGGTGATCCAGGAGGTGGTGAGGCATGAGAAGAACCCAGAGGTGCTGCGTGAGATCGACCGCCTCAAGGCTCAGCTCAATGAGCTGGTCAATGTCGATGGGCGCTGCCAGGAGCAGCTCATCAGGCTGCAGGGGGAACGTGACGAGTGGAAGCGGGAGCGGTCGAAGGTGGAGACCAAGATGGTGAACAAGGAGGTGGTACGCCACGAGAAGGACCCAGTGCTGGAGAAGGAGGCCAAGCGGCTCCGCCAGGAGGTGCGGGAAGCAGCCCAGAAGAGGCGGGCTGCTGAGGAGGTGGTCTACGAGCTGCAGAACAAGTACCTGCTGCTGGAGAGGAGGCGTCCCGAGGAGAAGGTGGTGGTGCAGGAAGTAGTGGTCACTCAGAAGGACCCAAAGCTACGTGAGGACCACAGCCGACTGAGCCGCAGCCTGGATGAAGAAGTGGGTCGCCGGCGGCAACTGGAGCGAGAGGTGCAGCAGCTACGAGCCAGtgtggaggagaaggaaggcCTGCTCAGCTTCCAGGAGGACCGCAGCAAGAAACTGGCCACGGAGAAGGAGCTGCGGCAACTGACCCTGAGGATCCAAGAGCTGGAGAAACGGCCTCCTGCAGTGCAGGGGAAGATCATCATGGAGGAAGTGGTCAAGCTGGAGAAGGATCCAGATCTGGAGAGATCCACTGAAGCCCTGCGGCGGGACCTGGACCAGGAAAAGACCAAAGTGATGGAGCTACATCGGGAGTCCAAGAACCTGCAGGTCCAGATTGATGTCCTCCAAAAAACCAAATCGCAGGAGAAGACCATCTACAAGGAAGTGATCAGGGTGGAGAAGGACCAGGTGCTGGAGGGTGAGCGGGCCCGGGTATGGGAAATGGTCAGCAGAGAGCGGGCAGCCCGCCAGGGCCGGGAGGAGAAGGTGCGGCATTTGCGGGAGCAGATCGACAGGGCGGAGGCACTGAGGAGGACCTGGTCCAGGGAAGAGGCTGAGCTGCAGAAGTCCCgggaccaggccagcctggagcgAGGGAGGCTACAACAGGAGCTGCGGGAGCTGGAGAGGCAGAAGCAGCAGAAAGCATTGCAGCTAGAGGAGGAGGCGAAGGTGCTCAGCCAGAAGACGGAGAGTGAGTGGCAGAAGGCAGCCCAGAAAGGCCAGGTGCTCTCAAAGCTTGAGGCTGCCATTCTCCAGGAAAAGGACCAGATCTACGAGAAGGAGAGGACCCTTCGGGACCTGCACACCAAGGTGAGCCGGGAGGAGCTCAGCCAAGAGACCCAGACAAGGGAGACCAACCTTTCCACCAAGATCTGCATCTTGGAGCCGGAGACTGGTAACGATATGTCCCCATATGAGGCCTACAAGAGGGGTATCATTGACCGAGCCCAGTACCTCCAGCTGCAGGAGCTAGAGTGTGACTGGGAGGAGGTCACCACCTCAGGTCCCTGCGGGGAGGAGTCTGTGCTCCTGGACCGCAAGAGTGGGAAGCAATACTCCATCGAGGCCGCCCTCCGTTGCCACCGCATCTCCAAAGAGGAGTACCACCTGTACAAGGAAGGCCGTCTCCCCATCTCTGAGTTTGCTTTGCTTGTGGCAGGGGAGACCAAGCCCTGCTCCTCACTTTCCATTGGCTCCATCATCTCCAAGTCTCCTCTCTGTTCCCCAGTCCCCCAGAGCACCGGTTTCTTTTCCCCAGGCCTCTCTCTTGGGCTCACAGATGACAGCTTCCCCATCGCCGGTGTCTACGACACAACCACAGACAACAAGTGCAGCATTAAGACGGCTGTGGCCAAGAATATGCTAGACCCCATCACTGGGCAGAAGCTGCTGGAGGCCCAGGCGGCCACAGGAGGAATTGTGGACCTTCTCAATCGTGAGCGCTACTCTGTGCACAAGGCGTTGGAGAGGGGGCTGATCGAGAACACCTCCATGCAGCGGTTACTCAATGCCCAGAAGGCCTTCACTGGCATCGAGGACCCGGTCACCAAGAAGAGGCTGTCGGTGGGAGAGGCCATCCAGAAGGGCTGGATGCCCCTGGAGAGTGTGTTTTCACACCTGCTGGTGCAGCACCTGACTGGGGGGCTCATTGATCCCAAGAGGACGGGACGAATCCCTATCCCTCAAGCTGTGCAATGTGGTATGATCAGTGAAGACCTGGGGCAGCTCCTGCAGGACGAGTCTGGCTATGAGAAGGATTtgacagaccccatctccaaggaACGTCTGAGCTACAAGGAGGCCATGGGGCGTTGCCGCAAAGACCCCCTGAGCGGCCTGTTGCTCCTCCCAGCTGCACTGGAGGGGTACCGCTGCTACCGCGCAGCCTCCCCTGCCTTCCCTCGCTCCTGTGTGCGCTAA